From Jiangella mangrovi:
CGTGCGCATGTCGCTGCTCTGCCCGACGATCAGCGGCCAGAGGAAGTCGTTCCAGTGCCACAGGAAGACGAAGACGCCCAGCGTCGCCAGGATCGGCTTGATCAGCGGCAGCACCATGGACACGTACATGCGCCACTCCGAGCAGCCGTCCAGCATGGCCGCCTCGAACAGCTCGTCGGGCAGCGACTTGATGAACTGCCGCATGAGGAACACGGCCTGGGCGTTCGCCAGCGTCGGCAGGATCAGGCCCCAGTACGTGTTCACGCCGCCGGCCTCGGAGATGACGATGAAGCTCGGCACCAGCGTGACGTGGTACGGGACCATGATCATCGCGATGAACGACCAGAACATCACCTCCTTGCCCGGGAACCGCTTGCGGGCGAACGCGTAGCCGGCCAGCGACGCCAGGAACAGCACCGCGACCACCGACACGATGGAGTAGACGGCGGTGTTCAGGGTCCAGCGCAGCACCGACTCCGCGCCCAGGACGTGCTCGTACGCCTCGCCCGAGATCGGCCACGGCAACAGCGCCTCGGGCATGACGATGGCGCCGGTCGGCTTCAACGAGAGCACGACCATCGCGTAGAACGGGAACAGCGTGACGACGGCGGCCAGGAACAGCAGCACCGCCCGCGCGGCCTTCCCGCCGCGCGTGGGCTCGAGCGCCTTGTACGGACGGCGCTCACCCGGCGGCGCCGAGGCCACGTCGGCGTCCAGCGCGGCCGGAGTGCTCAGCGCGGTCATCGGTCCCTCCCCAGGGTCAGCCGCTGGATCAGCGCGACCACCAGCGTCATCACGAACAGCGCCAGCCCGATCGCGCTCGCGTACCCGAAGTCGAAGTACCGGAACGCCTGGTCGTAGAGCTGGAAGACGAGCATGTAGCTGGACTGCGCCGGCCCGCCCCCGGTCATGACGTAGACGGTGTCGAAGACCTGGAACGACACCGTCGTCTCGATGACCGCGAGGAAGAACAGCGCCGGCTTCAGCTCGGGCAGCACGATGTAGCGGAAGCGGTGCCAGGCGTTGGCGCCGTCGGTCAGCGCGGCCTCCTCGAGCTCGCGCGGGATGTCCTGCAGCCGCGCGAGCAGGATGAGCATGCCGAAGCCGAAGCGCGTCCACACGGCGACGATCACCAGCGCCGGCACCACCAGCGTGGTGTCGGAGAGCCACGAGCCCGACGGCAACCCGACGGCGCCCAGCAGCGACGACCACGGGCCGTCGGCCGAGAAGATCCAGGTGAACACGATGCCGGCCAGCACGAGGCTGGTCACGACCGGCAGGAAGAACATCGACCGGAACAGCTTGACCCCGCGGAACGAGCGCCGCACCAGCAGCGCCATGCCCAGGGCGGCCAGGATCGACAGCGGCACCGCGAGCACCGAGTAGATCAGCGTCGTGCGCAGCGCCCGCCAGAACAGCGGGTCGTCGACCATGCGCTGCAGGTTGTCCAGGCCGGTCCAGCTGGTCTCGGCGCCGATCGTGTAGTCGGTGAACGCGAGCAGGCCGCCCGCGATCGCCGGCCCGAACCGGAACGCCAGGAACAGCAGCAGGACCGGCAGGACGAACAGCAGCCCGATGCGGGCCTCCCGCCGGCGCATCGCCCGGCGGGAGGCCGGACGAGGCGCCGTGCGGGAGGCCGACGCGGTTCCGCTCACGGTCATCCGAGGAGCGGGTTCGCCGCTTCGGCGGCGTCGTCGAGCGCCTGCTGCGGGTCCTTGTCGCCGACGAGGACCGCCTGGATCTCCGGCGCCAGCACGCCCATGACCTCGCGGGCGTGCGCGTTGAGCGGGCCGACGGTGGTCAGGCCGGCGAACTGCTCGAGCTCGCCCAGGATCGGGTCGCCGTCGTACAGCGTGCCGACGGACTCCTTGGTGGAGAAGAACTTGCCGGTGGTGTCGTACTCCGCGGCCCGCTCGGCGGACGTGGCGAAGTCGATCCAGGCGCCGGCGGCGTCCTTGTTCTCCGAGCTGTTCAGCATGGACAGGGAGCCTACGGTGCCGTACTGGATCTGCTCGGCGTCCGTCAGCGGCGGCCGGACGACGACGTTCTCCTCGCCCCAGAAGTCGACGAGGTACTGCGGCTCCATGTGCCAGACGCAGGCGACCTTGTTCTGCGCGATGCGGGTCTGCTCGAGCGGCGGCTCGGTGGTGAGCTGCGCCGGGTCGACGAAGCCGCCCTCGACCAGCTGCTGCACGAACTCCAGCGCCTTGACGCCCTCGTCGCTGTTGAACGCGA
This genomic window contains:
- a CDS encoding carbohydrate ABC transporter permease — protein: MRRREARIGLLFVLPVLLLFLAFRFGPAIAGGLLAFTDYTIGAETSWTGLDNLQRMVDDPLFWRALRTTLIYSVLAVPLSILAALGMALLVRRSFRGVKLFRSMFFLPVVTSLVLAGIVFTWIFSADGPWSSLLGAVGLPSGSWLSDTTLVVPALVIVAVWTRFGFGMLILLARLQDIPRELEEAALTDGANAWHRFRYIVLPELKPALFFLAVIETTVSFQVFDTVYVMTGGGPAQSSYMLVFQLYDQAFRYFDFGYASAIGLALFVMTLVVALIQRLTLGRDR
- a CDS encoding carbohydrate ABC transporter permease; protein product: MTALSTPAALDADVASAPPGERRPYKALEPTRGGKAARAVLLFLAAVVTLFPFYAMVVLSLKPTGAIVMPEALLPWPISGEAYEHVLGAESVLRWTLNTAVYSIVSVVAVLFLASLAGYAFARKRFPGKEVMFWSFIAMIMVPYHVTLVPSFIVISEAGGVNTYWGLILPTLANAQAVFLMRQFIKSLPDELFEAAMLDGCSEWRMYVSMVLPLIKPILATLGVFVFLWHWNDFLWPLIVGQSSDMRTLTTGLASLNAENAPLNVVLAGSVVAFVPIFMAYLVGQRYFTEGVTMTGVKG